One window of the Canis aureus isolate CA01 chromosome 1, VMU_Caureus_v.1.0, whole genome shotgun sequence genome contains the following:
- the IGFLR1 gene encoding IGF-like family receptor 1 isoform X1 produces MGVDTHLQRGLGDPVPRHHCFLLLPAFLESVTGAVAGSPAVAAPQAADPARMGPLCLLLTAAPLLAQAAPPEASQHCGGLEYWNPDNRCCGSCLQRFGPPPCPDYEFSENCGLNNAGDHVSHPYKECPFGQCNPDSAELCRPCGGGATAPAPAGSRSGTQWRCKERPVPPKEPCPLKSWKPEVFSSQEPSPSAISSLSWTSERNVTRQALQTSAQPVVLVLSVLVLLVTSAAILLLAQQCRRQAKVLHPCPGLVCGDTNIHTFLHSSSPGPLEAPEAGDSWKEVALVPLLGRVCLPELPNLASQPLSRLLDELEVLEELIVLLDPEPGPGGGMACGTTRHLAARYGVPAAWSTFVYSLRPSRSPLRALIEMVVAREPSASLGQLGTHLAQLGRADALQVLSKLG; encoded by the exons ATGGGGGTAGACACCCATCTTCAAAGGGGCCTGGGGGATCCCGTGCCCCGACATCACTGCTTCCTTCTTCTGCCGGCTTTCCTGGAAAGTGTGACAGGCGCTGTGGCCGGAAGTCCTGCGGTCGCGGCCCCCCAGGCTGCAGACCCCGCCCGGATGGGGCCCCTGTGCCTCCTCCTGACTGCCGCGCCGCTCCTGGCCCAGGCGGCACCTCCGGAGGCCTCCCAGCACTGCGGGGGCCTCGAATACTGGAACCCTGATAACCGGTGCTGCGGCAGCTGCTTGCAGCGCTTCGGGCCGCCCCCCTGCCCGG ACTACGAGTTTTCAGAAAACTGCGGGCTCAATAACGCTGGCGATCACGTGTCGCACCCCTACAAAGAGTGTCCTTTTGGGCAGTGCAACCCCGACAGTGCGGAGCTATGTAGGCCTTGTGGCGGCGGAGccacggcccccgcccccgcggggaGCCGGAGCGGAACCCAGTGGCGCTGCAAAGAG AGGCCCGTCCCTCCCAAGGAGCCGTGCCCCCTGAAGTCCTGGAAACCCGAGGTCTTCAGTTCCCAGGAGCCCAGCCCATCAGCGATTTCCAGTCTCTCCTGGACGTCGGAGCGCAACGTCACCCGGCAGGCCCTGCAGACCTCTGCCCAGCCGGTGGTGCTGGTTCTCTccgtgctggtgctgctggtcacCTCTGCGGCGATCCTCCTGCTCGCCCAGCAGTGCCGCCGTCAGGCAAAAGTCCTCCATCCCTGTCCTGGCTTGGTTTGTGGCGACACCAACATCCATACCTTCTTGCACTCATCCTCTCCAGGCCCCCTGGAGGCACCAGAGGCAGGGGACTCCTGGAAGgaggtggctctggttcccctcCTGGGCAGAG TTTGTCTCCCAGAGCTGCCGAATCTGGCCTCACAGCCCCTGTCTCGCCTCCTGGATGAGCTGGAGGTGCTAGAGGAGCTGATAGTGCTGCTGGATCCTGAACCCGGGCCTGGTGGGGGCATGGCCTGCGGCACCACTAGACACCTGGCGGCGAGATACGGAGTGCCCGCTGCCTGGTCCACCTTCGTCTACTCGCTGCGGCCGAGTCGCTCGCCACTGCGGGCCTTGATCGAGATGGTGGTGGCAAGGGagccctcagcctccctgggccAGCTTGGCACGCACCTGGCCCAGCTAGGGCGGGCAGATGCGCTGCAGGTGCTGTCCAAACTTGGCTGA
- the IGFLR1 gene encoding IGF-like family receptor 1 isoform X2 — MGVDTHLQRGLGDPVPRHHCFLLLPAFLESVTGAVAGSPAVAAPQAADPARMGPLCLLLTAAPLLAQAAPPEASQHCGGLEYWNPDNRCCGSCLQRFGPPPCPDYEFSENCGLNNAGDHVSHPYKECPFGQCNPDSAELCRPCGGGATAPAPAGSRSGTQWRCKERPVPPKEPCPLKSWKPEVFSSQEPSPSAISSLSWTSERNVTRQALQTSAQPVVLVLSVLVLLVTSAAILLLAQQCRRQAKVLHPCPGLVCGDTNIHTFLHSSSPGPLEAPEAGDSWKEVALVPLLGRELPNLASQPLSRLLDELEVLEELIVLLDPEPGPGGGMACGTTRHLAARYGVPAAWSTFVYSLRPSRSPLRALIEMVVAREPSASLGQLGTHLAQLGRADALQVLSKLG; from the exons ATGGGGGTAGACACCCATCTTCAAAGGGGCCTGGGGGATCCCGTGCCCCGACATCACTGCTTCCTTCTTCTGCCGGCTTTCCTGGAAAGTGTGACAGGCGCTGTGGCCGGAAGTCCTGCGGTCGCGGCCCCCCAGGCTGCAGACCCCGCCCGGATGGGGCCCCTGTGCCTCCTCCTGACTGCCGCGCCGCTCCTGGCCCAGGCGGCACCTCCGGAGGCCTCCCAGCACTGCGGGGGCCTCGAATACTGGAACCCTGATAACCGGTGCTGCGGCAGCTGCTTGCAGCGCTTCGGGCCGCCCCCCTGCCCGG ACTACGAGTTTTCAGAAAACTGCGGGCTCAATAACGCTGGCGATCACGTGTCGCACCCCTACAAAGAGTGTCCTTTTGGGCAGTGCAACCCCGACAGTGCGGAGCTATGTAGGCCTTGTGGCGGCGGAGccacggcccccgcccccgcggggaGCCGGAGCGGAACCCAGTGGCGCTGCAAAGAG AGGCCCGTCCCTCCCAAGGAGCCGTGCCCCCTGAAGTCCTGGAAACCCGAGGTCTTCAGTTCCCAGGAGCCCAGCCCATCAGCGATTTCCAGTCTCTCCTGGACGTCGGAGCGCAACGTCACCCGGCAGGCCCTGCAGACCTCTGCCCAGCCGGTGGTGCTGGTTCTCTccgtgctggtgctgctggtcacCTCTGCGGCGATCCTCCTGCTCGCCCAGCAGTGCCGCCGTCAGGCAAAAGTCCTCCATCCCTGTCCTGGCTTGGTTTGTGGCGACACCAACATCCATACCTTCTTGCACTCATCCTCTCCAGGCCCCCTGGAGGCACCAGAGGCAGGGGACTCCTGGAAGgaggtggctctggttcccctcCTGGGCAGAG AGCTGCCGAATCTGGCCTCACAGCCCCTGTCTCGCCTCCTGGATGAGCTGGAGGTGCTAGAGGAGCTGATAGTGCTGCTGGATCCTGAACCCGGGCCTGGTGGGGGCATGGCCTGCGGCACCACTAGACACCTGGCGGCGAGATACGGAGTGCCCGCTGCCTGGTCCACCTTCGTCTACTCGCTGCGGCCGAGTCGCTCGCCACTGCGGGCCTTGATCGAGATGGTGGTGGCAAGGGagccctcagcctccctgggccAGCTTGGCACGCACCTGGCCCAGCTAGGGCGGGCAGATGCGCTGCAGGTGCTGTCCAAACTTGGCTGA
- the IGFLR1 gene encoding IGF-like family receptor 1 isoform X3 gives MGPLCLLLTAAPLLAQAAPPEASQHCGGLEYWNPDNRCCGSCLQRFGPPPCPDYEFSENCGLNNAGDHVSHPYKECPFGQCNPDSAELCRPCGGGATAPAPAGSRSGTQWRCKERPVPPKEPCPLKSWKPEVFSSQEPSPSAISSLSWTSERNVTRQALQTSAQPVVLVLSVLVLLVTSAAILLLAQQCRRQAKVLHPCPGLVCGDTNIHTFLHSSSPGPLEAPEAGDSWKEVALVPLLGRVCLPELPNLASQPLSRLLDELEVLEELIVLLDPEPGPGGGMACGTTRHLAARYGVPAAWSTFVYSLRPSRSPLRALIEMVVAREPSASLGQLGTHLAQLGRADALQVLSKLG, from the exons ATGGGGCCCCTGTGCCTCCTCCTGACTGCCGCGCCGCTCCTGGCCCAGGCGGCACCTCCGGAGGCCTCCCAGCACTGCGGGGGCCTCGAATACTGGAACCCTGATAACCGGTGCTGCGGCAGCTGCTTGCAGCGCTTCGGGCCGCCCCCCTGCCCGG ACTACGAGTTTTCAGAAAACTGCGGGCTCAATAACGCTGGCGATCACGTGTCGCACCCCTACAAAGAGTGTCCTTTTGGGCAGTGCAACCCCGACAGTGCGGAGCTATGTAGGCCTTGTGGCGGCGGAGccacggcccccgcccccgcggggaGCCGGAGCGGAACCCAGTGGCGCTGCAAAGAG AGGCCCGTCCCTCCCAAGGAGCCGTGCCCCCTGAAGTCCTGGAAACCCGAGGTCTTCAGTTCCCAGGAGCCCAGCCCATCAGCGATTTCCAGTCTCTCCTGGACGTCGGAGCGCAACGTCACCCGGCAGGCCCTGCAGACCTCTGCCCAGCCGGTGGTGCTGGTTCTCTccgtgctggtgctgctggtcacCTCTGCGGCGATCCTCCTGCTCGCCCAGCAGTGCCGCCGTCAGGCAAAAGTCCTCCATCCCTGTCCTGGCTTGGTTTGTGGCGACACCAACATCCATACCTTCTTGCACTCATCCTCTCCAGGCCCCCTGGAGGCACCAGAGGCAGGGGACTCCTGGAAGgaggtggctctggttcccctcCTGGGCAGAG TTTGTCTCCCAGAGCTGCCGAATCTGGCCTCACAGCCCCTGTCTCGCCTCCTGGATGAGCTGGAGGTGCTAGAGGAGCTGATAGTGCTGCTGGATCCTGAACCCGGGCCTGGTGGGGGCATGGCCTGCGGCACCACTAGACACCTGGCGGCGAGATACGGAGTGCCCGCTGCCTGGTCCACCTTCGTCTACTCGCTGCGGCCGAGTCGCTCGCCACTGCGGGCCTTGATCGAGATGGTGGTGGCAAGGGagccctcagcctccctgggccAGCTTGGCACGCACCTGGCCCAGCTAGGGCGGGCAGATGCGCTGCAGGTGCTGTCCAAACTTGGCTGA